A window of Rhododendron vialii isolate Sample 1 chromosome 13a, ASM3025357v1 contains these coding sequences:
- the LOC131313786 gene encoding putative F-box protein At1g49610, with the protein MSTENDNDSGDGHDLDHHGRISRDSTSPVNELSSHLESYPKRRRRRGRSESTVDRISKLSDHSLLHILSFLQIEDAIKTQLLSKRWQYLWTYLPSLVFRSYRSDFVERDVFKFADFVDGTLTLCKCSMLKKFAVNFRSSYDPRIETKVNLWTRFAVAKGTEVLHLNFNASEDPMVAYCPYELPRRLYTSSSFRELHFSLCRVTPKGVVGWNSLKKLSIGYVVLSDELIQKILRGSPVLEILELYYFQGVSRLHLGYASLKKLILREYWDDINISDDSKLEISAPYLQSMEMLGCLERKNCRLLDVSSLVDATLSFDLRHEEDVLEDYERDQNILRGLLESLAHVKNITLGTWALQVLSIMEAKFLPSPLLKCVCLTLDAGISKTILPGIQNLLGSSPNLETLVITLSSSNGYHEHFGETLTKLCNFDEKLYWKSQKRAFGCLMLHLKKVKFAGVRWLYHDMNFDFVQFLLENARMLQKMVFDAVRDNVKMNTEFVQKILSFPRSSPNAMVMFYE; encoded by the exons ATGTCGACTGAAAACGATAACGACTCAGGCGACGGCCACGATCTCGACCACCACGGTCGAATAAGCAGAGACTCGACGAGCCCAGTTAACGAACTCAGCAGTCACTTGGAATCCTATCCCAagcggcggcggaggagggGTAGAAGTGAGAGCACCGTCGATCGAATCAGTAAGTTGTCTGACCATTCACTCCTTCACATTCTCTCCTTCTTACAGATTGAAGATGCCATCAAAACCCAATTGTTGTCCAAACGATGGCAGTACCTGTGGACTTACCTTCCGTCCCTCGTATTCCGCTCCTACCGTTCCGATTTTGTTGAGAGAGACGTTTTCAAATTTGCTGACTTTGTTGATGGAACCCTAACCCTCTGCAAATGCTCCATGCTGAAGAAATTCGCGGTTAATTTTCGTTCTAGTTACGACCCTCGTATCGAGACCAAAGTTAATTTGTGGACACGCTTTGCAGTAGCGAAGGGGACTGAGGTTCTTCACCTTAATTTCAATGCTTCAGAGGATCCGATGGTTGCGTATTGTCCGTACGAGTTGCCTCGACGTTTATACACAAGCTCGTCGTTCCGAGAattgcatttttctctttgcagAGTAACGCCTAAGGGAGTGGTTGGCTGGAATTCACTGAAGAAATTGTCAATTGGGTATGTGGTATTGAGTGATGAGTTGATCCAGAAGATATTACGTGGTAGTCCTGTGTTGGAGATTTTGGAGTTGTATTACTTTCAAGGTGTCAGTCGTTTGCATTTGGGTTATGCAAGTTTGAAAAAGTTGATCCTGAGGGAATATTGGGACGATATCAATATTTCTGATGACTCTAAGTTGGAAATATCTGCTCCTTATCTTCAGTCAATGGAGATGTTGGGTTGTTTGGAAAGGAAGAATTGTCGGCTGCTGGATGTTTCTTCTCTGGTTGATGCTACCCTTAGTTTTGACTTGCGTCATGAAGAAGATGTCTTGGAGGATTATGAAAGAGACCAAAATATCTTGAGAGGACTTCTTGAGAGCCTTGCCCATGTGAAGAATATTACATTAGGTACTTGGGCTCTACAG GTGCTGTCAATAATGGAAGCAAAATTTTTGCCCTCTCCACTACTGAAGTGCGTATGTTTAACACTAGATGCGGGTATCAGTAAAACAATCCTTCCTGGTATACAAAACCTGTTGGGAAGTTCACCTAATCTTGAGACATTAGTCATAACCTTGTCCTCTTCCAACGGCTACCATGAG CATTTTGGGGAAACTCTCACCAAACTTTGCAATTTTGATGAAAAGCTCTATTGGAAATCACAAAAGAGGGCTTTTGGGTGTCTAATGCTGCATCTCAAGAAAGTTAAGTTTGCTGGTGTAAGATGGTTATATCATGACATGAACTTTGATTTCGTACAATTTCTGCTAGAGAATGCAAGGATGCTGCAAAAGATGGTTTTCGATGCTGTAAGAGATAATGTTAAAATGAATACGGAATTTGTCCAAAAGATTTTAAGTTTTCCAAGATCTTCTCCCAATGCAATGGTAATGTTCTATGAGTGA
- the LOC131313684 gene encoding putative F-box protein At1g49610 has translation MGQVWRGSHVKKQTVQPQTTKPMRTTSDGRNGNRCSSRRRKPGVDRLSKLPDSVLLHILSFLPIEDAIGTEVLSKRWKSLWTYSPSLIFRQYTYDDDPEDERPISHDTYTEEWIVLEDRNFVAFIDKTLLLSNCSKVDKLEFDFQYKPCLASMVDLWARFAAVKGTEELHLLFHDENIYADKNRRYELPQHLFTNSLFRELNFRNCRVNPKGNIGWKSLKKLSIGEVRLRNELLEKILSSSPVLEMLEIYWYEGFSRLHVNNASLKKLIVRSYQGPTPSYEEDEAEAEHKNEEADAENDNGEDEAEAGGAHGAAEDAADGGNALEGDLADGENPAEEDEADDWHGFDPEGLEISAPHLQSLEISGRLA, from the coding sequence ATGGGTCAAGTTTGGAGGGGAAGCCACGTGAAGAAACAGACAGTGCAGCCCCAAACCACTAAACCGATGCGGACGACCTCAGATGGCCGAAACGGAAACCGATGTAGTAGTCGGAGGAGGAAACCCGGCGTTGATCGACTCAGTAAGTTGCCTGACTCTGTGCTCCTTCATATTCTCTCTTTCTTACCAATCGAAGACGCGATCGGAACCGAGGTTTTGTCGAAACGGTGGAAATCCCTTTGGACTTACTCGCCGTCCCTCATTTTCCGTCAATATACTTATGATGATGATCCTGAAGACGAAAGACCAATTTCTCACGATACCTACACAGAAGAATGGATCGTTTTGGAAGATCGCAACTTTGTTGCCTTTATTGACAAAACCCTACTTCTTTCCAACTGCTCCAAGGTCGACAAGTTAGAGTTTGATTTTCAATACAAGCCGtgtttggcttccatggtcgattTGTGGGCTCGCTTCGCGGCAGTGAAAGGAACTGAGGAGCTTCACCTTTTATTCCACGATGAGAATATTTATGCGGATAAGAATCGTCGTTACGAGTTGCCACAGCATCTATTTACGAATTCGTTGTTTCGAGAATTGAACTTCCGTAACTGCAGGGTAAACCCTAAAGGGAATATTGGCTGGAAATCACTGAAGAAGTTGTCGATTGGCGAGGTGAGGTTGAGGAATGAGTTGCTAGAGAAGATACTATCGAGTAGCCCGGTGTTGGAGATGTTGGAAATATATTGGTATGAAGGCTTCAGCCGTTTGCACGTCAATAATGCAAGTTTGAAGAAACTTATCGTGAGAAGTTATCAGGGTCCCACTCCCTCAtatgaagaagatgaagctGAAGCTGAACACAAAAACGAAGAAGCCGATGCTGAAAATGACAATGGAGAAGATGAAGCTGAAGCTGGTGGGGCACACGGTGCTGCAGAAGATGCAGCTGATGGCGGCAACGCGTTGGAAGGAGATTTAGCAGATGGGGAAAACCCTGCTGAAGAAGATGAAGCTGATGACTGGCACGGCTTTGATCCGGAAGGGCTGGAAATTTCGGCTCCTCATCTCCAATCATTGGAGATTTCTGGACGTCTAGCGTAG
- the LOC131313569 gene encoding uncharacterized protein LOC131313569: MFGLSPNLETLVMTKSSSSSFWGCWKNEIDCDNAEHYWTAQKRIFKCLSPHLEEVVFVDLSWFHDESNFFSFVQFLLKMQRCCKRLLKMSMLGDALPKEFFVAANKLLTFPRSSPDAAVMFCK; encoded by the exons ATGTTCGGACTTTCACCGAATTTGGAGACCTTAGTTATGACCAAGTCGTCTTCCAGCTCTTTCTGG GGTTGTTGGAAGAATGAAATTGATTGTGACAATGCAGAGCACTACTGGACAGCCCAAAAGAGGATTTTCAAGTGTTTGTCGCCGCATCTCGAAGAAGTTGTGTTTGTTGATTTAAGTTGGTTTCACGATGAATCCAACTTCTTCTCTTTTGTACAATTTCTTTTGAAGATGCAAAGGTGCTGCAAAAGATTACTCAAAATGTCAATGCTAGGTGATGCATTGCCAAAGGAATTTTTTGTAGCAGCTAACAAGTTGTTGACCTTTCCAAGATCCTCTCCTGATGCAGCAGTTATGTTCTGCAAGTGA